AGTCATGGTGTTTTCAAAATAATTCTAATTATagcttaaattttatatattatcaaaaaaaaaaagaaaaaaaagaaaagaaaagggaaccAACTTTATTGATGCTTCCTTTTCTCATATTAAACTGCAAATATATACTTATTGTGAGAACATCAACTACAGCTTTTCTTAACTTAATAAAGAATTTAATTTGgtcaattagttatataaaaTGTATTAAAGACCTCAAACAATTATATTATTAGTTTGccattattatatatgtagagttatttaaaattctaaatatagtatataatatatactcaAGGTTATGTACTCGATTTTAAACAACCTGACAAACTTTGTCTGTACTTGGACATAACAGCAATCTTATAATTTAACAAAGAAATGAATAATAAAATTGGGGTAATTAAATCAATCTTTCACTTAATACTTGGATATCATCATTATGTCCGTAACCAttctataataaaaatatctaGTATTGGGTGctaccactatatatatatatatatacacacacacagagtACCATATTTTGTTTTCACAAAGATTTTCTAATTGCTACTAAATTGAGGACTCCACTGCCTaagttaaatttcaaaattattatttgaaattttaagtTCATTTAACCCTAATAGTATTAATTACTTTGACTAAATTAGCTGAGTAATACCTTCCAATACAACATCTGGTAACTTAGAAGTATCCACACTACATCTTTACTATTGGATTAATAATTCTCTTAGAATCAAGTGACTAAAATCATTAGATCAGAAAGAATTATTGTTTTAACTTAATAATCTATAATAGGTACATGGCGAGTTAGGGACATTACATAAGTATTAAGACTTGTATTGATCGTGTAACAATGGTTAATCTTTTTTGGAATATAGAATAATatgatcattttttatttgatgtaaaattgagagtatctattttactattaaagttttgttttattgcgTTTAATATGTACATGATGCcacttcatttaaaattttaaatgaaacagCAACGTGTATACACCATTAAATCTAGACCATAAAATGGAATAATGGAGcaacaaaatgaaatattaattatgaaataaagaaaatggatATAATGTAAAGACTTTAGTATACGTGGAAATAAGTAAATAATAGGTTGTTCTTGGATTCTGACATAATCAATGGGGTGCATTTTATCATATAATAGGTGTTAAGCATGATAGCGAAGCCAATGAAGCAAAGATGGGGGAGCGGCTAAAAGGAGAAGGAGAGGGCCGTCCAGGGTGGGTGAAGAAGACAAGAGTGGGACCCATCCGCCGCAGCACCATCTCCCACTTGCCCATTTCCCCtcgtttttgtaatttttataaaactttgTCCCCCTCCTCACGTTTCAACTTAACCCAAACTGGTCAACTTTCCCCACCTTTAACCATGGTTAGATTCGAACCCCACAAAGTCCAACCCCCCCCTACCCTCACTCATCGGCTAACCCCACCCACAAACTCACCTCGTCTAGGCTTCATTTTctcatttgattaattaattatgtcatTGAATAACAATTACAAATCGTCCCATCGATCCCCACGCGCTCTCACACAATATGCCTTCAATTCTATTTCAACTTAATTgcaacatttgttaataatccCATCCCTCTGTCCTCTTCttagagaacaaaaaaattttagagaagTACAAACGGCTACGTCTATCATGTGGTGTATTGGACCGTGACTAGAGTTTATCCTGACTGTATTTTCACTCATTTATTTCACCCTTGCTTATCCTATTTGTAGTGGCAAAGACCCACCtcctttagtttaattttttttttttttgtttctgtttctaatgtacttacaaaaaaaaaaaaaaaatactacacaAACTTTCAAGAGCATATTTTCAAGTGTATTTTCAAACGtaacattaaattttagattcaataGTAATTTGTATTGCTACATTTACTTGAAAGATTTCTCTTTACTATTTAACTATTACAATTAATCATGAGTGTAGATATATTTACTAATTTTGTGGAGCGCCAATAggagtactatatatatatatatatatcttttactacaattttttttttaataaattgatttgataatttataattttgataGTTTATTTCAATAATTATGCATTGTTATGTTAGTTTGTAAAACAATTACAATAAAAGTTGTTATccttgaagaatttttttttaattttttaaattacaaattataatataaagaaGCCACTGCTTTCCAAAGTGAGAAAgttcaatatttttctatttcataAAGTGTGAATATAAAAAGATTTCCATCTTGACAAAACGATGTAAataaatcttaaaataaaaatagaaaacaagttTTCAATCCCAAACCTTgttattttaaagtttttcatTTAAGAATCATGATTTGAGACTAATGTTCATAAATTAATGGTTACTAGCTAGCTCGTTTATTACAGCATAGAGAAGTTATTTAACAGAGTCAAACTGTAcctggtttttaaaaaaaatttatatatatttatctgtACTTTATGAGATGACAATCTGGTTGTATTATTATTGCAAATTTAtctaaacaattaaaaaaaccttGATGGAACTTCAAATAATCTAAAAAAGCTAGCTTTCTCCAACTTGATGGgagtgagaaaaaaaagaaaaaaggaaaattagcagttttttaaaattgaatcttAAAATACATATCATTTTCACTTGCATGATGATGACCTCCTTCACAGCACCATTATCAATGCCACCCAGAATAGAGTACGTTGATGTCACTCTCTGTAAATGCGAGTAGGGTTGGAAAATGCACGACCCCTTCTTCCACCATCAACACAagaaagcaatatatatatatatatatatggatataaaaaaagatttctcaaccaattattattttaagcgcatatatttaaacttttggtgTGAGAGAAATGACTGCGTTTTGAGTCTTGTCTGCCTCATCACCCCCTCCACACACACCTCTCTCTCATCTTCCTTCTTCCTCGATCGCCTTCCCTTTCTCTGCACTCGATCTTGCTCTTCTTGTCGTTGCTTTTTAATTTccgtaaaaaataaaaaataaatataaatatcaaaTCTAGGCTTCGAGTTCCGGagctctctctccatctctctctctttccatcactctctctctctttctttcttttttcttaatattttccCACTTCccttaaaataaacaaaagctaaaaaaaataacagttAAGGGTTTTTTAATTcgcttatttttaatattttccttgttttctgttttccttttgtttccCTTTGATGTGTCTATGGCTGGTTTGGATTTAGGCCCTGCTTCTCGTTACGTTCACCTCCACAGGCCGGACTTCAACCTCCAATTacaacaacagcagcagcagcagcagcaagaTTCGGAGGACGGTGGCGGCCAGTACTCCGGCGAGGATGGTCCCCACCACGGGCTAGACCTCGTGAACGCCGGCAACTCAGCTGGCCAAGGTGACATCGCGGGCCGGCGCCCCCGAGGACGGCCACCTGGCTCTAAGAACAAGCCGAAGCCGCCGGTGATAATAACCAGAGAGAGCGCAAACACGCTGAGAGCGCATATTCTGGAGGTGGGGAATGGGTGCGATGTGTTCGACTGTGTTGCCACGTATGCTCGCCGTCGGCAACGCGGGATCTGTATTCTCAGTGGCAGTGGCACTGTCACCAATGTCAGCCTCAGGCAGCCGGCTGCGGCGGGGGCTATAGTGACGCTCCATGGGAGGTTCGAGATACTATCGCTGTCGGGATCTTTCCTGCCGCCGCCGGCTCCGCCTGGGGCGACAAGCTTGACCATATTCTTGGCTGGCGGGCAGGGGCAGGTGGTGGGGGGGAGTGTGGTGGGGGAGTTGATCGCCGCGGGGCCAGTCATCGTCATCGCGGCGTCGTTTACTAACGTTGCGTACGAGAGGTTGCCGCTGGAGGAGGAAGAGCAGCTTCAGATACAGCCCCCCGCCTCGCAGGGTTCGGGTGGTGGAAGTGGCGGTGGCGGAGGCGGCGGTGGCGGTGGAGGAGGAGGTGTTGGGAACAACCCGTTTTCAGACCCGTCTGCGGGTTTTCCTTTCTTGAATTTGCCGCTCAATATGTCGCCGAATGTTCAGTTGCCGGTTGATGGGTGGGCAGGGAATTCGGCGCCACGTGGCCCGTTTTGAGGGTGTTTGATGTATTAATGTGGTGATAGATTTAAAGGGCTTTGTTGGAGGTTTTTGCAATATTGGATGGGAGAGGCTTCTGGGAATCATTCATAAAAGGTCAGGAAAATTTCATGGACTGTATCATCACCATGctcatctttcttcttcttcttcttctgtacGTTGATGTTGTAGccactctttcttcttcttcttcttctaccactttctttttggattttggtCTCTTTGATTTCTGGAAATATTAGTCTTTCTGTAAGGCTTCTTATAACTTCTGCTAATATGAAATGGTTTGAGGATTCATGAGCTTTTCTCTATCACTATGTATGTCTATTGTCATCCcatcattattattatgtttacaAACCGGCAGTAACTAAAAACCTTCACTCATACTAACAGATCACCTAGGTTTGTCTTTGTTTTCGTCTAGGTTTTCTATTTTTAGATCATCTATTCTATTTTAtcccttctccatctccatacttTTCcatgttgttttaatttatgaaaGTGTTTTCATTAAATACATGTAATAGGATTTGGGAACATGggattgtgtgtgtgtgtgtgtttttttttcttcttcttttgcatAGTTTTCCCGAGGGTTTCGATTCCTCTAGTTGGATGGATGGACTTCTTGTTGGTGTCAAGCCAAAACATTAATGTTCTCTTATGAATTCAAATTTTTCATCTCATATATCCATGTGTCTTGAaagtataaaaaagaaaagaaacctcAGCTGCCTTGTTTCCAATGCTAAAACCACTCTTCTCTTATACATAGGGTCCACCCTTGTTGACCAGTACTTGATGAATATGAATGTTCATGCATTATTTACTTCtctatcaattaattttttggagATCATAGAAAGGCAATAGGAGTTATTTCTCAAGCAACTAGTTTGGGCAGTGTCTAAGTCTAATTCTCATGACCAAAATGGGAATCAAGAGGGTGTTTTAGCCTACCCAATTGAAGATCTAGTAGTTTTGTCAACTTAGCTGTGTGTCCTGCATGATCCATTTTATGTACTTGAGGAAAGAGTTGACTGTATAGACATTTTTCTTAGAACCACCTTGATTGTTAAAGCGTTACTTATTCCAAAAGATTTGATAGATagtaatttatattctaacagtacTCTTTTAAGCTCAAACTCTCCCTTAATTAGTGAAGTTCAATacttaattgaaatgagaagtAATATATCAAATCACAACtcatttcaaaagtttaaattaataaaaaaatgaatttaatcatttgatttatattttaacatgatttctttttttcatgatCATCTACTAGAAGCCCAAAACatctatatttttaatatttttagaaacTATTTGGGTTGGGAACAGCCAGGAACTGTAAGGATAGATGCCATTACAAGCTTGAAAACCCTTACGGTTCCACTGAGGCATTTTGTCACTTGCAGGCACGTAAACAATGACAAGCGCATacagatgcatatatataaactttcaTCTTCATTAACAGCAAGACTTGGGGCATGCATGCGCAGTAACTTAAAAATTTCATGAACATGGTTTAAGAGGTTAAATCTAGAGGCATGCATTTTTCTCGTGCTGaattcctcttcttcatgaGGGAATATGTAATTCATGAAATTGTCTGTTTgatatatttcaattaaagaaattaattagCTATTAAACTTTTCTGTTTGATATATACTTTATTTAGGGAAATTACATCAACTAGTACACAATGAGTTGTTAAGCCCTTTTCCTGGCCTTCATGCCCTAATTACCAATCCCGTACATACCTCTTGATACAGCAAGTCAGCTTATCTCTCAAATGGCTTATGCAAAATTGAGCTAACTTATTATTCTCTAGAACTAAATCAAGTCATCTGATGACTCAATAATTATAACCTATGAAAAAGGACATTGTCTTAGTCTGCCGCTAATATATATAGTACTGTCAACTGACTTTAAATTATTCTCCACTTCAAATGAATGCGAGGGTGCCATTGATGAAACAAATTCTCTCATGGGTCTTATCTTTGGACAAGTGCATTCGATTCCTTAAAGCCATTAAGGAATGGAATATGCTTAAGATATCTTCTAATCAGTTTTCAGGCCAACTTtaggttaaaatatgaattatgGTTACTTTTAATTAACTTGCATGAGTGCGAAAGGATATATGGCATTATATATACTTCAAAAGCGGATGAAGATTGAGGGATTTTGCCTCCTGTACTGCCTGAAGAGCTTCTAGTAGTAATTAATGATATATGGAagaaaaaacattatatatatatatatataaagctagGCTTGTGTGCATTATATTGCATCATATATATTAACTCCAGCAAAGTATGGATATATTCATCCTGGAGGTTCCAGCCTCAACTTCAATATTAtgatatatgaaagaaaaaacaaatgctGCAACTTAATGTGTTGGAGTAATCAACCACAAAAATAGGATTGTTTGAGCTGATCACTTCTTGGATCATTTActcttcactaatcaacttaatttGTATGTTAGTTAGGCCTCAGGGCttgttaatttggttaattactCCAAGACCCACTTTTGATGATAAAATCCCACTTTACTTTTGAAGCTAAACTAAGCCATGTATTTAATTACTCATGCAATTGATCTCTCTTTTGAAGCTTAgaataaattaacaaaagagTAATCTTCTTTGGTGCTGGAATTATAAAGCGTTTCTTTAAAGAATTAGTGGCCTTTAAAGAGCAAATTTTTCTTACACATCCAAGGAATATAAGTACAATATGAAGGCGCATGTGGGAGATGCTACTTTACTCTTGATGGAAAAATGAGTGTTAAACCACgacttatttcaaaagcttcagttgaatgtttaattaaaataaaacgtGAATGACGGAGATAAGGTTTAAACTCAAGACCTTAATTTGTTCAGATACTATGTTAAACcaccaattatctcaaaagcttaagttgataaaaaaaaattataaatgtaatcatttaattaatattctaataataaGAACTATAAATTTACTAGTTGAATTGGATACATGTGAATGCAATACGTACATACTAATGACAGACATGATCGAGTTGCTAGCTAGCCACAATTTTGGTGTTCATAAGATGTAATTTCCGTGCAAATTCACACATGGCTATCCCTCCAATTTTCTTGGAAGAAATTAAACTTATATATACTTCCAGTACTCTTTCTATCCATAAAATATGTGAG
This genomic interval from Corylus avellana chromosome ca3, CavTom2PMs-1.0 contains the following:
- the LOC132175891 gene encoding AT-hook motif nuclear-localized protein 23, with the translated sequence MAGLDLGPASRYVHLHRPDFNLQLQQQQQQQQQDSEDGGGQYSGEDGPHHGLDLVNAGNSAGQGDIAGRRPRGRPPGSKNKPKPPVIITRESANTLRAHILEVGNGCDVFDCVATYARRRQRGICILSGSGTVTNVSLRQPAAAGAIVTLHGRFEILSLSGSFLPPPAPPGATSLTIFLAGGQGQVVGGSVVGELIAAGPVIVIAASFTNVAYERLPLEEEEQLQIQPPASQGSGGGSGGGGGGGGGGGGGVGNNPFSDPSAGFPFLNLPLNMSPNVQLPVDGWAGNSAPRGPF